From the genome of Kaistella daneshvariae, one region includes:
- a CDS encoding lipocalin family protein — protein sequence MKNLKKIALPLAAGLIGLALLNSCTVGIPKGATAVQNFNADKYLGKWYEIARFDFRFEKNMNNTTASYSKKDNGHIKVVNRGFNYVKNEWKESVGEARFVENENIARLKVSFFKPIWAGYNVIDIDEDYKYALVAGNNLDYLWILLREKTIPEDYKQRFLKKAREIGFKTENLIWVEHKQ from the coding sequence ATGAAAAATTTAAAGAAAATCGCACTTCCACTCGCGGCCGGACTTATTGGTTTGGCTTTGCTGAATTCCTGTACCGTTGGGATTCCGAAAGGTGCTACAGCAGTTCAGAATTTTAATGCCGATAAATATTTGGGCAAATGGTATGAAATCGCGCGTTTTGATTTCCGTTTTGAAAAAAACATGAACAATACCACGGCGAGCTATTCCAAAAAAGACAACGGACATATTAAAGTGGTAAACCGCGGTTTTAATTATGTGAAAAATGAATGGAAAGAAAGTGTAGGTGAAGCCAGATTCGTGGAAAACGAAAATATCGCGCGCCTGAAAGTTTCCTTTTTCAAACCGATTTGGGCAGGTTACAACGTTATCGACATTGATGAAGATTACAAATATGCTTTGGTCGCCGGCAATAATCTGGATTATTTATGGATTTTGTTGCGCGAAAAAACCATTCCCGAAGATTACAAACAGCGCTTTTTGAAGAAAGCCCGGGAAATTGGTTTTAAGACTGAAAATCTGATTTGGGTGGAACACAAACAATAA
- a CDS encoding pyridoxamine 5'-phosphate oxidase family protein encodes MSLENLTQKEAIETLKKLSESARICMFCTDLDTIPNASRPMSLKETDEEGNLWFLSSDQSHKNFEIKEDNRVQLYFMNNSDSEYLSILGKAFIYQDKNTIEDKWTPMANAWFDGKDDPNVSVIRVTPEETYYWEPKVGKFVSMLNFATAAITGQKTDNEDGREGNLHV; translated from the coding sequence ATGTCTCTAGAAAACCTAACGCAAAAAGAAGCGATTGAAACTTTAAAAAAACTCTCGGAAAGTGCCAGAATCTGCATGTTCTGTACAGATCTTGACACCATCCCGAACGCCTCGCGGCCGATGAGCTTAAAAGAAACCGACGAAGAGGGAAATCTTTGGTTTTTGAGCAGCGACCAAAGCCACAAAAATTTTGAAATTAAAGAAGACAACCGCGTTCAGCTTTATTTCATGAATAACAGCGACTCGGAATATCTTTCGATTTTAGGTAAAGCCTTTATTTATCAGGATAAAAACACCATCGAAGACAAATGGACGCCAATGGCCAATGCCTGGTTTGATGGGAAAGATGACCCGAATGTGTCGGTAATCCGCGTGACGCCGGAGGAAACCTATTATTGGGAACCGAAAGTGGGCAAATTTGTTTCCATGCTGAATTTTGCAACAGCAGCCATCACCGGTCAGAAAACCGATAACGAAGACGGCAGAGAAGGAAACTTACATGTATAA
- a CDS encoding Dps family protein produces MLPDLGIAKKNLTEVHKILNKVLANGNMIYIKLRKFHWNLSGDNFMELHLLFEDQYDAVAEAVDEVAERISTLGGVAIGTTSEFADLSDLNETPGKVPDTQGMLKELVADHETIVKGLRENIDKCEEDYKDAGTADFLTALMQAHEKMAWKLRKYFKES; encoded by the coding sequence ATGTTACCAGATTTAGGAATTGCTAAAAAAAATTTAACCGAAGTTCACAAAATTCTAAATAAAGTGCTTGCCAATGGCAACATGATTTACATTAAACTAAGAAAATTTCACTGGAATCTTTCCGGAGACAATTTTATGGAACTGCACTTGCTCTTTGAAGATCAGTATGATGCCGTAGCAGAAGCGGTAGATGAAGTGGCGGAAAGAATCAGCACATTGGGCGGCGTGGCGATTGGTACCACATCAGAATTTGCCGATTTATCTGATTTAAATGAAACACCGGGAAAAGTGCCGGACACGCAGGGAATGCTGAAAGAATTGGTGGCCGATCATGAAACCATCGTTAAAGGTTTAAGAGAAAATATTGATAAATGCGAGGAAGATTACAAAGATGCGGGAACCGCAGATTTTTTAACAGCCCTGATGCAGGCGCACGAAAAAATGGCCTGGAAGCTCCGAAAATATTTTAAAGAATCTTAA
- a CDS encoding dienelactone hydrolase family protein, with protein sequence MNKFKIALFSFSLLVAFSCQQEKKADDISNLQSVKTTSGEMTTEEVSYDIDGKTFKSFVAYKGDEVKPVVMVLPEWWGVTDYVKNRAKQLAELGYFAMVVDYYGGGKTVDNPEQASKLAEPFYKIPINAKLIFDKAKAQLLKFPNANYDKISAIGYCFGGAQALNMARQEDELKGVVSFHGNLMTGIKPKNNDVKILVLNGEADTFVPQEEIAAFKKQMDSAKINYKFISYPGAVHSFTNPASTEIGKKYDMKVAYNKEADEKSWNEMKTFLQEIFK encoded by the coding sequence ATGAATAAATTCAAAATAGCCTTGTTTTCATTTTCGCTTTTGGTGGCTTTTTCCTGTCAGCAAGAAAAGAAAGCTGATGACATCAGCAATTTGCAATCGGTGAAAACAACTTCCGGTGAAATGACGACTGAAGAAGTAAGCTATGATATCGATGGAAAAACCTTTAAATCTTTCGTTGCTTATAAAGGCGACGAGGTGAAACCCGTCGTAATGGTTTTGCCGGAATGGTGGGGCGTAACCGATTACGTGAAAAACCGCGCCAAACAATTGGCGGAACTCGGCTATTTCGCCATGGTGGTGGATTATTATGGTGGCGGAAAAACAGTGGACAATCCGGAGCAAGCTTCGAAACTCGCAGAACCTTTTTATAAAATTCCCATCAACGCGAAATTGATCTTTGATAAAGCAAAAGCACAACTTCTAAAATTTCCGAACGCAAATTATGATAAAATTTCCGCAATTGGTTACTGTTTTGGTGGTGCCCAAGCGCTGAACATGGCTCGCCAGGAAGATGAGCTGAAAGGTGTTGTTTCTTTTCACGGAAATCTCATGACCGGAATTAAACCGAAAAACAATGACGTGAAAATTTTGGTTTTAAACGGCGAAGCCGACACTTTTGTTCCGCAGGAAGAAATTGCAGCTTTTAAAAAGCAAATGGATTCTGCGAAAATCAATTATAAATTCATCAGCTATCCAGGCGCTGTACATTCATTTACAAATCCCGCATCCACCGAAATCGGAAAAAAATATGACATGAAAGTAGCTTACAACAAAGAAGCGGATGAAAAATCCTGGAACGAAATGAAAACATTTCTGCAGGAAATCTTTAAATAG
- the lipA gene encoding lipoyl synthase — translation MIENLTDTTTQKPKWIRVKLPTGKNYRELRTLVDKYKLNTICQSGSCPNMGECWGEGTATFMILGNICTRSCGFCGVKTGKPLDVNWEEPEKVARSIKLMKIKHAVLTSVDRDDLKDMGSILWAETVNAVRRISPGTTMETLIPDFQGITKHIDRLLEVRPEVISHNMETVKRLTREVRIQAKYERSLEVLSYLKSAGQNRTKTGLMLGLGEENAEVFQTIEDIRNANVDVITIGQYLQPTKKHLPVKKFVTPEEFQQYGDFARSLGFRHVESSPLVRSSYKAERHIH, via the coding sequence ATGATTGAAAATCTTACTGATACCACCACTCAAAAACCAAAATGGATCCGCGTAAAACTTCCGACCGGGAAAAATTACCGCGAACTCCGCACTTTGGTAGACAAATATAAACTCAACACCATTTGCCAAAGCGGAAGCTGCCCAAATATGGGCGAATGTTGGGGCGAAGGCACTGCAACCTTCATGATTTTGGGAAATATCTGCACCAGAAGCTGTGGGTTTTGTGGCGTAAAAACGGGTAAACCATTGGACGTAAACTGGGAAGAGCCTGAAAAAGTGGCGCGTTCCATTAAATTAATGAAAATCAAGCACGCGGTATTAACCTCGGTTGACCGTGATGACCTGAAAGATATGGGCTCGATTCTTTGGGCAGAAACGGTGAACGCTGTGCGTAGAATTTCACCTGGAACTACGATGGAAACTTTAATTCCGGATTTTCAGGGAATTACAAAACACATTGACCGTTTGCTGGAAGTGCGTCCCGAAGTAATTTCCCATAATATGGAAACCGTGAAAAGATTGACGCGCGAAGTGCGCATTCAGGCGAAATATGAGAGAAGTCTGGAAGTGCTTTCTTACCTAAAATCTGCCGGACAAAACCGCACAAAGACCGGCTTGATGCTCGGTTTAGGTGAAGAAAATGCGGAGGTTTTTCAAACCATCGAAGACATCAGAAATGCGAATGTTGATGTGATCACCATAGGGCAATATTTGCAGCCGACGAAAAAACATCTGCCCGTGAAAAAATTTGTGACGCCGGAAGAATTCCAGCAATATGGAGATTTCGCACGGAGCTTAGGTTTCCGTCACGTGGAAAGTTCACCGTTGGTTCGGAGTTCTTACAAAGCAGAAAGACACATTCACTAA
- a CDS encoding RNA polymerase sigma factor gives MKNKDLFSLISLAANKNQKAQTQLINLFWVDVFSFVMKKVQDEHVADEITVSVFSKVLSKLDLYDPNFQFKTWILTIAQNTIIDYWRKKSRENEDTTDSFEGFKNQLALSPEELLISEEDQKQILSSIESLDANYQDIIQLRFFEEKSIKEISEELNITVANTKIRIMRAKKLLAALLKNNSFEE, from the coding sequence ATGAAAAACAAAGATCTTTTTAGCCTCATTTCGCTTGCTGCCAACAAAAACCAAAAAGCGCAAACACAACTCATCAATTTATTTTGGGTAGATGTTTTCAGCTTTGTGATGAAAAAAGTACAGGATGAACATGTTGCCGACGAAATTACGGTTTCGGTTTTTTCTAAAGTGCTTTCAAAACTTGATTTGTACGACCCGAATTTCCAGTTCAAAACCTGGATTTTAACCATCGCACAAAATACCATCATCGACTATTGGCGCAAAAAATCCCGGGAAAACGAAGATACGACCGATAGTTTTGAAGGCTTTAAAAATCAGCTCGCCTTGTCGCCGGAAGAACTTCTGATTTCCGAAGAAGATCAAAAACAGATTTTAAGTTCAATTGAAAGCTTAGATGCTAATTATCAGGATATTATACAGCTGCGCTTCTTCGAGGAAAAAAGCATTAAAGAAATTTCTGAAGAACTGAACATCACGGTTGCGAACACCAAAATCAGGATTATGCGCGCCAAAAAACTGCTCGCCGCTTTGCTGAAAAATAATTCCTTCGAAGAATAG
- a CDS encoding cytochrome C, whose protein sequence is MTKDKSSVFLFLDDEVTPLAELETPIVFDFDTTKLTDGDHVLKIISKSTQGREGIRKIHFTVKNGPSVSVEGLKDKDIVDGVLPLMINAYDKGNQKSFMIEGSETPQTIPVWIWIIIILFAGWAAYYGITYFYRMPEIF, encoded by the coding sequence ATGACCAAAGATAAAAGTTCTGTTTTTCTCTTCCTTGATGACGAAGTTACGCCTTTGGCAGAGCTTGAAACGCCCATTGTTTTCGATTTTGATACCACCAAACTCACTGATGGTGATCACGTTCTTAAAATTATCAGCAAATCAACCCAGGGTCGTGAAGGCATCCGGAAAATTCATTTCACGGTGAAAAACGGACCGTCCGTAAGCGTGGAAGGTTTGAAAGACAAAGATATTGTAGACGGCGTTCTACCATTGATGATCAACGCGTACGACAAAGGAAATCAAAAAAGTTTTATGATTGAAGGAAGTGAAACTCCGCAGACCATTCCGGTTTGGATATGGATCATCATTATCCTTTTTGCGGGTTGGGCCGCCTATTACGGCATTACTTATTTCTACAGAATGCCCGAAATTTTTTAG
- a CDS encoding cbb3-type cytochrome c oxidase subunit II: MEFYNNHKMLFWSALVFFLFLTLQIAILPAITNQTVYKPLPDAKPLTKMEKAGKAVYVENGCIACHTQQVREVEMDKVFGGRPSIPADYAQNHRMDVWRNTPNLLGSERTGPDLTAIGERQPSLDWHLLHLYQPRAVVKESIMPSYAFLFEEKDYLQKGDVEVKVPAEFLKNKFTKIVATPKALQLVAYLQSLKQTKLPEGVKPPDFLYKKESKKSAAGDGGGAADLPDGSELFTANCASCHQANGEGLPNAFPPLKGSPIVTGDDIEVYVNIIMTGYTGRPGYGPMPAVGKNANFTPEMVTAIMNHERSSWGNNAKPVTLDQVKAVMSQMK; the protein is encoded by the coding sequence ATGGAATTTTATAATAATCATAAAATGCTCTTCTGGTCCGCGCTGGTTTTCTTTTTGTTTCTAACGTTACAAATCGCGATTCTTCCGGCAATTACCAACCAAACCGTTTATAAGCCGTTGCCGGATGCCAAACCGCTCACCAAAATGGAAAAAGCCGGAAAAGCAGTGTACGTGGAAAACGGCTGTATCGCCTGTCATACCCAGCAGGTGCGCGAGGTGGAAATGGATAAAGTTTTTGGTGGCAGACCAAGTATTCCCGCGGATTATGCGCAAAATCACCGCATGGATGTTTGGCGAAACACCCCTAATTTATTGGGATCGGAGCGTACCGGCCCGGATTTAACAGCCATAGGTGAAAGACAGCCCAGTTTAGACTGGCATTTGCTACATTTATATCAGCCGCGCGCAGTGGTAAAAGAATCCATCATGCCTTCCTATGCTTTTCTTTTTGAAGAAAAAGATTATTTACAAAAAGGCGATGTAGAAGTGAAAGTGCCTGCAGAATTTTTAAAAAATAAGTTTACCAAGATTGTTGCGACTCCAAAAGCTTTACAGCTGGTGGCGTATTTACAGAGTTTGAAGCAGACCAAGTTACCGGAAGGCGTAAAACCTCCAGACTTTCTGTATAAAAAAGAATCAAAAAAATCTGCCGCCGGCGATGGTGGCGGTGCAGCTGATTTACCGGACGGTAGCGAACTTTTTACCGCAAACTGTGCCAGTTGTCACCAGGCCAACGGCGAAGGTTTACCAAACGCTTTTCCACCGTTAAAAGGCAGCCCGATTGTTACCGGCGATGACATTGAGGTATATGTGAACATCATTATGACCGGCTACACGGGAAGACCAGGTTACGGCCCAATGCCGGCAGTGGGAAAAAATGCCAACTTTACACCGGAAATGGTAACAGCAATTATGAATCATGAACGAAGCTCCTGGGGAAATAATGCAAAACCGGTAACGCTTGATCAGGTGAAAGCCGTAATGAGTCAGATGAAATAA